One region of Oncorhynchus mykiss isolate Arlee chromosome 8, USDA_OmykA_1.1, whole genome shotgun sequence genomic DNA includes:
- the cdh6 gene encoding cadherin-6 has protein sequence MRTCLLVLLWASLSLYVDNMSITRRIVVEMGEMEGEKEEDRDGGKGEKLLKRFKRGWMWNQFFLQEEYTGSDKQYIGKLQSDMDRGDGTLKYILSGDGAGDIFTIDENNGDLHANKRLDREDKAFYTLRATVVNKNTGIKLEPETEFIVKLHDINDNEPIFTEELYTVSVPERSNMGTSVTQVTATDADDSMYGNSAKLRYSISQGHPYFSVEPDTGIIRTALGPGEMDREKREHYQVVIEAKDMAGQRGGLTGTTMVNITLTDVNDNPPRFSQSIYQFSVPESMKAGTPVGRIKAVDKDLGKNAEMFYNVVGGDGLDMFDVITDKDSQEGIITVGKPLDYEKTRSYTLEIQVQNTQTLDTRFLGYLPTKDMATVRIGIEDVDEPPLFERASYVMEVKEDAAVGTAVGSVRAMDPDGYNSPVRYSIDRRTDLDRLFNVHSGNGSVFITRPLDREEAAWHNISVIATEFNKPLQTSRGPVYIRLLDVNDNAPTFASFYETFVCEKTKAGQKIQTVSALDADDPAGGHKFFFSLATEGAYRGNFTVRDNGDNTAGVLTRRSSYSRLHKSVYLVPVVITDGDFPMQSSTGTLTVRVCTCDREGNMELCNAEAQTSSAGLSTGALVAILLCVIILLMIIVLFAALKKQKKKEPLIISKEDVRDNVVSYNDEGGGEEDTQAFDIGALRNPEAIEESKQRRDIIPSDTLYPPLRQTVIPSRDNADVRDFINQRVQDNDNNPTAPPYDSLATYAYEGTGSVAESLSSLGSASSEGDQDYNYLSDWGPRFRKLADMYGAEDSDRDS, from the exons CTCCAATCCGATATGGACAGGGGGGATGGAACCCTGAAATACATTCTAAGTGGGGACGGGGCTGGAGACATATTTACCATTGATGAAAACAATGGCGACCTCCATGCCAATAAGAGACTGGACAGAGAGGATAAGGCCTTCTATACCCTCCGAGCCACCGTGGTCAACAAGAACACAGGCATAAAACTGGAGCCGGAGACAGAGTTTATTGTTAAACTCCATGACATCAACGACAACGAGCCAATATTCACTGAGGAGCTTTACACTGTCAGTGTACCAGAGAGGTCCAATATGG GTACTTCAGTCACCCAGGTAACAGCCACGGACGCAGATGACAGCATGTACGGGAACAGCGCTAAACTACGATACAGCATCAGCCAGGGGCACCCGTACTTCTCAGTGGAACCCGACACAG GCATAATCCGGACAGCCCTGGGGCCTGGAGAGATGGACCGGGAGAAGCGGGAACACTACCAGGTAGTGATTGAGGCCAAGGACATGGCGGGCCAGAGGGGCGGCTTAACCGGGACCACCATGGTCAATATCACCCTGACAGACGTCAACGACAACCCCCCGCGCTTCTCCCAGA GCATATATCAGTTCAGCGTTCCAGAATCCATGAAAGCTGGAACTCCTGTTGGCAGAATCAAAGCAGTGGATAAAGATCTTGGCAAGAATGCAGAGATGTTCTACAACGTTGTCGGCGGGGATGGCTTGGACATGTTCGATGTCATCACAGACAAAGACTCACAGGAAGGCATCATTACTGTTGGAAAG CCATTGGACTATGAAAAGACTCGATCCTACACACTGGAGATCCAGGTACAGAACACTCAGACCTTGGACACTCGTTTCCTAGGGTACCTACCCACCAAGGACATGGCCACAGTCAGGATTGGTATAGAGGATGTGGATGAGCCTCCTCTGTTTGAGAGAGCCAGCTACGTGATGGAGGTGAAGGAGGATGCAGCCGTGGGTACTGCAGTAGGGTCTGTCAGGGCCATGGACCCGGATGGATACAACAGCCCAGTCAG GTACTCCATTGATCGTCGCACAGATCTGGACCGGCTTTTTAACGTGCATTCTGGGAATGGGTCCGTATTCATCACAAGACCTCTCGACCGAGAAGAAGCTGCCTGGCACAACATTTCTGTTATCGCAACAGAGTTCA ACAAACCTCTGCAGACCAGTCGGGGGCCTGTTTATATCCGCCTTCTAGATGTCAACGACAACGCACCAACATTTGCCTCTTTCTACGAGACGTTTGTTTGTGAAAAGACCAAGGCTGGACAG AAGATCCAGACGGTGAGTGCGCTGGATGCAGATGACCCCGCAGGTGGACACAAGTTCTTCTTCAGTCTGGCTACGGAGGGAGCTTACAGAGGCAACTTCACAGTCAGAGACAATGGAG ATAACACAGCTGGCGTCCTAACCCGGCGCTCCAGCTACAGCCGACTGCACAAGAGCGTCTACCTGGTTCCTGTGGTGATCACAGACGGGGACTTCCCCATGCAGAGCAGCACGGGGACGCTGACGGTGCGCGTGTGCACCTGCGACCGCGAGGGCAACATGGAGCTGTGCAACGCCGAGGCCCAGACCAGCTCAGCTGGACTCAGCACCGGGGCCCTGGTGGCTATCCTGCTTTGTGTTATTATCCTCCTCA tgATCATAGTTCTGTTTGCGGCACTGAAGAAGCAGAAGAAAAAGGAGCCTCTGATCATCTCTAAAGAGGACGTGCGAGACAACGTCGTCAGCTACAACGACGAGGGGGGCGGAGAGGAGGACACCCAAGCCTTCGACATCGGGGCTCTGCGTAACCCCGAAGCCATCGAGGAGAGCAAGCAGAGGCGGGACATCATCCCCTCGGACACTCTGTACCCCcctctcagacagacagtcatTCCATCGCGGGACAACGCCGATGTCCGGGACTTCATAAACCAGCGGGTGCAGGATAACGACAATAACCCCACCGCCCCCCCTTATGACTCTCTGGCCACATATGCCTACGAGGGAACCGGTTCAGTGGCTGAGTCTCTCAGCTCCCTGGGGTCAGCTTCCTCTGAAGGGGACCAGGACTACAACTACCTCAGTGACTGGGGGCCCCGCTTCAGGAAACTGGCTGACATGTACGGGGCTGAGGACAGCGACCGTGACTCCTAA